From a single Alkalihalophilus pseudofirmus genomic region:
- a CDS encoding acyl-CoA dehydrogenase family protein, producing MLKELSSYANQLREELLVFMDEHIYPNESVFEEQLNEQGNRWAIPPIVEELKQKAKQQGLWNLFLPDTVHGSGLSNYEYSFLCEIMGRSLMAPEIFNCNAPDTGNMEVLVKYGTEEQKKQWLEPLLEGKIRSVFSMTEPDVASSDATNIQSSIVRDGDEYVINAKKWWSTGALDPRCKVAIVMGKTDPNAEPHKQQSMILIPFDALGVTVKRHLPVFGYDHAPHGHAEVHYDNVRVPASNMLLGEGRGFEIAQGRLGPGRIHHCMRAIGAAERALTLLINRANSREAFHSKLVDKDTIRTEIAESRIEIEQARLLTLQAAHKIDQEGAKAARKDIAMIKIAVPRVSINVIDRAIEVFGGAGVSDDFPLAAHFANARTLRIVDGPDKVHLRDIAKLELREQL from the coding sequence ATGTTAAAAGAACTTTCAAGTTACGCAAATCAATTAAGAGAAGAACTGCTCGTTTTTATGGATGAACATATTTATCCAAATGAATCCGTGTTTGAAGAACAGTTAAATGAACAGGGGAATAGATGGGCGATCCCGCCGATCGTTGAAGAATTAAAACAAAAAGCAAAGCAGCAAGGGCTATGGAATCTCTTTCTACCAGACACGGTACATGGCAGTGGTCTAAGTAACTATGAATATTCCTTCCTTTGTGAAATCATGGGACGTTCATTGATGGCACCAGAAATCTTTAATTGCAACGCTCCTGATACAGGGAACATGGAAGTGCTCGTAAAATACGGAACAGAAGAGCAGAAAAAACAATGGCTTGAGCCGCTGCTTGAAGGCAAGATCCGATCTGTATTTTCCATGACTGAACCTGATGTTGCTTCTTCTGATGCTACTAATATCCAAAGCTCCATTGTACGTGATGGAGATGAGTATGTAATCAATGCAAAAAAATGGTGGTCAACAGGCGCACTGGATCCTCGCTGTAAAGTGGCGATTGTAATGGGTAAAACAGATCCAAATGCAGAACCACATAAACAACAATCGATGATTCTCATTCCATTTGATGCTCTTGGCGTAACTGTGAAACGGCATTTGCCAGTGTTTGGATATGATCATGCTCCGCACGGTCATGCAGAGGTTCACTACGATAATGTCAGAGTGCCAGCTTCGAATATGCTGCTCGGTGAGGGTCGCGGTTTTGAGATTGCACAAGGCAGATTAGGTCCGGGAAGAATTCATCATTGCATGCGCGCAATTGGTGCGGCGGAAAGAGCCTTAACTCTATTAATCAACCGGGCGAATAGTAGAGAAGCGTTTCACTCTAAGCTTGTGGATAAGGATACGATCCGCACGGAAATCGCTGAGAGCAGAATTGAAATTGAACAAGCGAGACTGCTGACATTGCAGGCGGCTCACAAAATAGATCAAGAAGGTGCAAAGGCAGCCCGTAAAGATATAGCCATGATTAAGATTGCAGTACCGCGTGTGTCAATCAACGTGATTGATCGAGCCATTGAAGTATTTGGCGGAGCCGGTGTATCTGATGACTTCCCGCTTGCTGCTCACTTTGCAAATGCTAGAACGCTTCGAATAGTAGATGGTCCTG
- a CDS encoding class I adenylate-forming enzyme family protein, with protein sequence MIEEITLYERDHVKVFSERPKNLTAVLQNSVRRYKDRKAIVTEDQTYTYEELDTLSSRIASNLQQDCKVERGDRVAAIIGNRSEFPLVVLACAKIGAILVPVNVKLTSDEMSYILGHSEVKVVISEEKHMNKLEEVRMKNAKALPNKENIFEIEGVNSFTRLLEPNSALVNVVVDELDPLFILYTSGTTGRPKGAVITHINVIHSLLNYQRTFQTNSQTTTLIAVPMFHVTGLVGQLLHMIYVGGTCYTMDRYQNRKYIKYIQAYKINFLFNVPTIFLMMSTEETFRQMNFDFVTKVAFGGSPIYQQTFNMLKEAFPHAELHNAYGATETTSPATLMPITYDESKVTSVGRSVPVGDIKIMNANGEECALEEVGELYIKGPMVIKEYWKNPEANEINFTDGYWHSGDLGMMDRDGFIYIRDRIKDMINHGGEKIFSIEVEDALKKHELIKEAAVIGIPDTLYGEKVKAYIVSDHLTADDVSLIKSHCSQYLAKYKVPEVYRFVSELPKNASGKIMKHALKTDKGELPC encoded by the coding sequence GTGATCGAAGAAATAACTCTCTATGAAAGAGACCATGTGAAGGTATTTAGTGAGCGGCCTAAAAATCTAACGGCCGTTCTGCAAAACAGTGTAAGACGATATAAAGATAGAAAAGCCATTGTCACTGAGGACCAAACGTATACGTACGAAGAACTAGACACGCTTTCTTCAAGAATTGCCTCTAACCTTCAGCAGGATTGTAAGGTAGAAAGAGGAGACAGAGTCGCTGCTATTATCGGCAACCGCAGCGAATTTCCACTTGTGGTATTAGCCTGCGCTAAGATAGGAGCCATTCTAGTACCAGTCAACGTAAAGCTCACATCGGATGAGATGTCCTATATCTTAGGTCATTCAGAAGTGAAAGTCGTCATTAGTGAAGAGAAGCATATGAACAAATTAGAAGAGGTTAGGATGAAGAACGCTAAAGCACTTCCAAATAAAGAGAATATCTTTGAAATAGAGGGTGTGAACAGCTTTACTAGGTTACTAGAGCCAAACAGTGCGCTCGTTAATGTGGTAGTTGACGAATTAGATCCTCTCTTCATTTTATATACGTCTGGAACGACAGGAAGGCCAAAAGGGGCTGTCATTACCCATATTAATGTCATTCATAGTTTGCTTAATTATCAGCGAACGTTTCAAACGAACAGCCAAACGACAACATTAATAGCGGTTCCCATGTTTCACGTGACAGGTCTAGTCGGTCAATTGCTGCACATGATTTATGTAGGTGGCACATGTTACACCATGGATCGCTATCAAAATAGAAAATACATTAAATACATTCAAGCATACAAAATCAATTTTTTATTTAACGTTCCTACTATTTTCTTAATGATGTCTACAGAGGAAACGTTCAGACAGATGAATTTTGATTTTGTAACGAAAGTAGCATTTGGTGGGTCTCCTATTTACCAGCAAACGTTCAATATGTTAAAAGAGGCATTTCCTCATGCGGAACTTCATAACGCCTACGGCGCAACGGAAACGACATCGCCAGCTACTTTGATGCCGATTACTTATGATGAATCCAAGGTCACTTCTGTAGGACGTTCTGTTCCTGTTGGCGATATTAAGATTATGAACGCAAACGGGGAGGAATGCGCCCTAGAAGAGGTAGGAGAGCTATATATAAAAGGACCGATGGTGATTAAAGAATATTGGAAGAACCCTGAGGCAAATGAGATAAATTTTACTGATGGATATTGGCATTCAGGAGACCTTGGCATGATGGATAGGGACGGGTTCATTTATATTCGAGATCGGATTAAAGATATGATTAATCATGGCGGCGAGAAAATCTTCTCCATTGAAGTCGAAGATGCTCTTAAAAAGCATGAGCTTATTAAAGAAGCGGCTGTCATCGGCATTCCGGATACGTTATATGGGGAAAAAGTAAAAGCTTACATTGTCAGTGATCATCTTACTGCAGATGATGTTTCTTTAATTAAGAGTCATTGCTCACAGTATTTAGCTAAATACAAAGTGCCTGAAGTCTATCGATTTGTTTCAGAGCTGCCCAAAAATGCCTCTGGAAAAATTATGAAACACGCACTAAAAACAGATAAAGGGGAGTTACCATGTTAA
- a CDS encoding TetR/AcrR family transcriptional regulator, producing the protein MVIVKLSEKRLSKKKKQILASAIEIINRKGYNGATMEEIAAELLMTKGSLYYYFKNKSDLMYQCHNFVLSQATDELRNILNQAGSTEERSIKEFLQLMIAAHIKYAIKEKETFNLIMEPKQFFNKEQLVLVLQLRREYEGLFEEIISRGMKSGEFSVEEPAFIRMFILGSMNWVQQWYKPNGRLTIDELTALYSQYIIKLLK; encoded by the coding sequence GTGGTTATCGTCAAACTGTCAGAGAAAAGATTATCTAAAAAAAAGAAGCAAATTCTCGCATCGGCGATTGAGATTATTAATCGTAAGGGCTACAACGGAGCGACGATGGAAGAGATCGCAGCAGAATTACTGATGACAAAGGGCTCCTTGTACTATTACTTCAAAAATAAAAGTGATCTGATGTATCAATGTCATAACTTCGTCCTCTCACAAGCGACCGATGAATTAAGGAACATTTTAAATCAAGCAGGTTCAACTGAGGAACGTTCAATTAAAGAATTTCTTCAATTAATGATTGCTGCACATATTAAATATGCGATTAAAGAAAAGGAAACATTTAATTTAATTATGGAACCTAAACAGTTCTTCAATAAAGAACAATTGGTACTAGTTCTTCAATTGCGAAGAGAATATGAAGGGCTGTTTGAAGAAATCATTTCAAGAGGAATGAAGAGCGGCGAATTCAGTGTAGAAGAACCAGCCTTTATTCGAATGTTCATTCTGGGTTCTATGAACTGGGTGCAGCAATGGTATAAACCTAACGGAAGACTAACGATAGATGAACTCACTGCTTTATATAGTCAATACATTATAAAGCTGTTGAAATGA
- a CDS encoding carbohydrate binding domain-containing protein, protein MKKSFRLLAGTVMAASLISMNINAQAAGEQNDTNESSDEWKVVWEDHFEGTDLDLDKWSYDTGNGFVDSNGTYVSGWGNEELQSYQQENVRVEDGKLVLTGQEESVSDEHGTYNYTSGKIHTQGKFSQKYGKFEAKMALPEGQGYWPAFWMMPEDDVYGGWAASGEIDIMENAGGRPNEIGGAIHYGGQWPNNTYTAKDYHFPEGQDVTNFNVYAVEWEPGEIRWYVNGELYQTLNNWSSQDAGSPAPFAYPAPFDQEFYLILNLAIGGWYGGNPDATTDFPGEMQVDYVKVYELEGRDYREPVEPVFEAEELPENAKEAIDGNYVYDSSFEQEITTIATGAELDQKWSKDYWNLVYLSDFNGDATVSKEELDGYRFAKVDIARGGSQSYSVQMIQNVTLGKGRWYKLSFDAKSTTARPLNVKLGGGPDRGYTAYSPNRDYTLSNQVETYELVFQMQHDTDILSRLEFNMGLNTNPVWLGNVTLEEVDAEDPYQEDAPKNPLRNGNHVYNGNFDLGRMDRMTFWNFETNGAEAEASVEPDQRELHVQISDGGESTDAITFTQKGMNLLANNEYQLSFEARADEAREIGAALLSKDGTISYFEGTETITTEMNEHVMTFTMPDTTDIEGQLVFYFGGSAHDVMLDSIKLERLTDIFDGLTFDESFPLKNGAFVNGLNYWDTHIQGDHEAGTSIAEVKHQDGMVSASIENEGYEPWHVLLMQNQMQLLANQTYILEFDASSTVKRELEVVLENSAYERYVDEVISLTPDMQTYSFEFNMTETDLVDLKYLMGKVGDAAAIGPHEVKIDQVKLEVKGEREKFFPLANGDFSSGLDNWNGHVQGSYDGPSQASFEERDREAVISVTNEGENPWDISLSQQEMELKSGETYVLQFDARASLDRKNELVVDNGAPNYHRYFEDIVQLDQTRQTFSYEFEMPESDSVTLSFLVGKVAGETIGNAHDIVIDNVILEVKGAQDALHGAAAAEEPGTEEPGNEEPVTDKPGKGKDKKEKGKEKGKNMKEKAKEKGKGKGINKEKNN, encoded by the coding sequence GTGAAAAAATCATTTCGTTTACTTGCAGGAACAGTTATGGCAGCTTCACTTATTAGCATGAACATCAACGCACAAGCTGCCGGAGAGCAAAACGATACGAATGAATCAAGCGACGAATGGAAAGTTGTTTGGGAGGATCATTTTGAAGGAACTGATTTAGATTTAGACAAATGGAGCTATGACACAGGAAATGGTTTCGTTGATTCAAATGGGACATATGTGTCAGGATGGGGAAATGAAGAACTGCAATCATATCAACAAGAAAATGTCCGAGTAGAAGATGGCAAGCTTGTACTTACGGGCCAGGAAGAATCCGTTTCAGATGAACATGGAACGTACAATTATACCTCAGGAAAGATCCATACACAGGGTAAATTTTCGCAAAAGTATGGCAAATTCGAAGCGAAAATGGCCCTTCCAGAAGGACAAGGCTACTGGCCGGCATTTTGGATGATGCCAGAGGATGATGTATATGGCGGCTGGGCTGCATCAGGGGAAATTGATATTATGGAAAATGCCGGCGGACGGCCTAATGAAATTGGCGGGGCGATTCACTACGGCGGACAATGGCCGAATAACACATACACGGCAAAAGACTATCATTTTCCTGAAGGACAGGATGTAACAAACTTTAATGTGTACGCGGTGGAGTGGGAGCCTGGTGAGATCCGCTGGTATGTGAACGGTGAACTGTACCAAACACTGAATAACTGGAGCTCACAAGATGCAGGCAGCCCTGCACCATTTGCTTATCCTGCTCCGTTTGATCAAGAGTTTTATCTGATCTTAAACTTAGCAATCGGCGGCTGGTATGGCGGCAACCCTGATGCGACAACCGATTTCCCAGGTGAGATGCAGGTTGATTACGTTAAAGTATATGAGCTTGAAGGACGTGACTACCGTGAGCCGGTTGAGCCAGTATTTGAGGCAGAAGAGCTGCCTGAAAATGCGAAAGAAGCTATAGACGGCAATTATGTGTATGATTCAAGCTTTGAACAGGAGATTACGACGATTGCAACGGGTGCAGAGCTTGACCAGAAGTGGAGTAAAGATTATTGGAACTTAGTTTACTTATCAGACTTCAACGGTGATGCAACGGTATCTAAAGAGGAACTTGATGGATATCGTTTTGCCAAAGTAGATATTGCACGCGGAGGAAGCCAGTCTTATTCCGTTCAGATGATTCAAAATGTGACGCTAGGAAAAGGCCGATGGTATAAGCTGAGCTTTGATGCTAAATCTACGACAGCACGTCCACTGAATGTAAAGCTTGGCGGGGGGCCTGACCGTGGCTATACCGCTTATTCACCAAATCGTGATTATACCCTGTCTAATCAAGTGGAAACGTATGAATTGGTGTTTCAAATGCAGCACGATACAGATATTCTCTCGCGTTTAGAATTTAATATGGGGCTCAACACAAATCCCGTTTGGTTAGGGAATGTGACGCTTGAGGAAGTAGATGCCGAAGATCCATACCAAGAAGATGCTCCTAAAAATCCATTAAGAAATGGAAACCATGTGTACAATGGAAACTTTGATTTAGGCCGCATGGATCGTATGACGTTCTGGAACTTCGAGACAAATGGCGCCGAAGCAGAAGCATCGGTTGAACCTGATCAACGTGAGCTTCATGTACAAATTTCAGATGGCGGCGAGAGTACTGATGCGATCACTTTCACACAAAAAGGGATGAACCTTCTAGCAAACAATGAATATCAATTGTCATTTGAAGCAAGAGCAGATGAAGCAAGAGAGATCGGAGCAGCCTTGCTTAGTAAAGACGGAACAATCAGTTATTTTGAAGGGACTGAAACCATTACAACAGAAATGAATGAACACGTCATGACGTTTACAATGCCTGATACGACAGATATTGAAGGACAATTAGTCTTCTATTTTGGAGGATCTGCGCATGATGTAATGCTTGATTCAATCAAACTTGAACGTTTAACCGATATATTTGACGGATTAACGTTTGATGAAAGCTTCCCGCTTAAAAATGGTGCCTTTGTCAATGGTCTGAACTACTGGGATACACATATTCAAGGCGATCATGAGGCAGGTACATCCATAGCTGAAGTTAAGCATCAAGACGGAATGGTGTCAGCATCGATCGAAAATGAAGGATATGAGCCGTGGCATGTTTTATTAATGCAAAATCAGATGCAGCTGCTAGCGAATCAAACGTATATTCTAGAATTTGATGCCTCTTCTACTGTAAAACGAGAGCTAGAAGTCGTGCTTGAAAACAGTGCATATGAACGATATGTCGATGAGGTGATTTCGTTAACTCCGGATATGCAAACCTATTCGTTTGAATTTAACATGACGGAAACTGATCTTGTTGACCTAAAGTATTTAATGGGGAAAGTAGGGGACGCAGCAGCGATCGGTCCTCACGAGGTGAAGATTGATCAAGTAAAATTAGAAGTGAAAGGCGAAAGAGAAAAGTTTTTCCCTTTAGCTAATGGTGATTTTTCTAGTGGTTTAGACAACTGGAATGGACATGTTCAAGGTAGCTATGACGGGCCGTCACAAGCGAGCTTTGAAGAAAGAGACAGGGAAGCAGTTATTTCTGTCACTAACGAAGGGGAAAACCCTTGGGATATCTCCTTATCTCAGCAAGAAATGGAACTAAAATCAGGAGAAACATATGTTTTACAATTTGACGCAAGAGCGAGTTTGGACCGAAAAAATGAACTAGTCGTCGACAACGGGGCACCAAATTATCATCGTTATTTTGAAGACATCGTCCAATTAGATCAAACGAGGCAAACATTCAGCTATGAATTCGAGATGCCTGAAAGTGATTCAGTTACACTGAGCTTCTTAGTCGGAAAAGTAGCTGGAGAAACAATCGGGAACGCACATGACATTGTGATCGATAATGTCATCCTCGAAGTAAAAGGCGCACAAGATGCCTTACATGGCGCAGCAGCTGCCGAAGAGCCGGGTACAGAGGAACCAGGAAATGAAGAGCCGGTAACGGATAAGCCAGGCAAGGGTAAGGATAAGAAAGAGAAAGGCAAAGAGAAAGGCAAGAATATGAAAGAAAAAGCTAAAGAAAAAGGTAAAGGCAAAGGGATAAATAAAGAAAAGAATAATTGA
- a CDS encoding LacI family DNA-binding transcriptional regulator, producing MATIYDIAKKTGYSISTVSKVLNNYSDVGEKAKRIINEAVEELGYYPSSSARTLSTKKSWTIGVVFVEDSGIGIEHPFFNAVIESFKKAAEKEGYDLLFASNKIGTEQRSYLDHFLYRGVDGVVVVCSTMDSPDLDILMESDLPSVVIDLDTRGASVVFSDNIHGSELAVDHLYELGHRKIAHIAGHNSLYVGVHRLKGYIQAMNKHNLNIPDEYIADGGYFTFESGKKAMEDLLKLEDRPTAVYAAGDLMALGAITAIQEQGLSVPNDISVIGFDDIQIARYMTPGLTTIKQDTFLIGKTAAGLLLEQINDKKKHYMSIKIPVTLIERNSCRPIS from the coding sequence ATGGCTACTATTTATGATATTGCGAAAAAAACAGGCTACTCAATCAGCACGGTTTCGAAAGTGTTAAATAATTATAGTGATGTTGGTGAAAAAGCGAAGCGGATTATTAATGAAGCAGTCGAAGAGCTGGGATACTATCCGAGCTCTAGTGCGAGAACACTTTCGACAAAAAAATCATGGACGATCGGCGTTGTATTTGTAGAGGACTCCGGGATTGGAATTGAGCATCCTTTCTTTAACGCAGTCATTGAAAGCTTCAAGAAGGCTGCCGAAAAAGAAGGCTACGATCTTTTGTTTGCATCAAATAAGATCGGCACGGAGCAGAGATCGTATTTAGACCATTTTCTATACCGTGGCGTTGACGGGGTTGTTGTCGTTTGTTCAACCATGGATTCTCCCGACCTTGATATATTAATGGAATCTGATCTCCCTTCTGTGGTGATTGACCTTGATACAAGGGGAGCAAGTGTCGTTTTTAGTGATAATATTCATGGAAGTGAATTAGCAGTGGATCATCTTTATGAGTTAGGACATAGAAAGATTGCTCATATTGCTGGTCACAATAGTTTATATGTCGGCGTTCACAGGTTAAAAGGCTATATTCAAGCGATGAACAAGCATAATCTTAATATACCAGATGAATACATTGCAGATGGCGGCTACTTCACTTTTGAAAGCGGAAAAAAAGCGATGGAAGATTTACTGAAGCTAGAAGATAGACCGACAGCTGTGTATGCGGCGGGGGACTTAATGGCGCTAGGTGCAATTACTGCGATTCAAGAGCAAGGATTAAGTGTCCCAAATGACATCTCGGTTATCGGTTTTGATGATATCCAGATTGCTCGGTATATGACACCAGGGCTTACAACCATTAAACAGGATACATTTTTAATTGGAAAAACAGCAGCAGGATTGTTGTTAGAACAAATTAACGATAAGAAAAAGCATTATATGTCGATCAAAATTCCAGTAACACTTATTGAAAGAAACTCTTGTAGACCAATTTCTTAA
- a CDS encoding YesL family protein, protein MGKLIVQITEVVYKFIALNILWLFFFVAGLGLFGFMPATLALFRVIRDWIKGNQFNLFSSYFTYYKAEFIRSNLVGAIFTGLFYIIYVNFSFAGYFYSESTQLFVYLVIAAIAAIILMTFLNVFSVMAHFEYKTFSYIKASLGLVFAHPLMTLTQLVWLLAYFLIVVNFPRVSFVIGISVFAYVLMNVNYSVFKKYNAV, encoded by the coding sequence ATGGGCAAGTTAATCGTTCAAATAACCGAAGTCGTCTATAAGTTTATTGCACTGAATATCCTATGGCTGTTCTTTTTTGTAGCAGGGCTTGGTTTATTTGGATTTATGCCAGCAACCCTTGCTTTGTTTCGAGTCATAAGAGACTGGATCAAAGGAAATCAGTTCAATTTATTTTCAAGTTACTTCACATATTATAAAGCGGAATTTATACGTTCAAATCTTGTAGGTGCAATCTTTACCGGATTGTTTTATATTATTTATGTAAACTTTTCATTTGCTGGATATTTCTACAGTGAGTCGACACAATTATTCGTTTACCTCGTCATTGCTGCCATTGCAGCTATTATACTAATGACATTTTTAAATGTATTTTCTGTTATGGCGCATTTTGAATATAAAACGTTCTCTTATATTAAAGCATCACTTGGACTTGTTTTTGCTCATCCATTAATGACCCTTACGCAGCTTGTTTGGCTTCTTGCGTACTTTTTAATTGTGGTCAATTTCCCGAGAGTGTCCTTTGTGATAGGGATAAGTGTGTTTGCTTATGTGCTGATGAATGTGAATTATTCTGTTTTTAAGAAATATAATGCGGTTTAA
- a CDS encoding carbohydrate ABC transporter permease: MAAKKEVGEGKFSLNKVLVYLFLITGSLVSLFPFYYMFVMATRLNREINSVPPPFTPGTHLVENFQKVTSNIDFFGAMWNSFFVSTTITIGTLFLCSLAGYTFAKLEFKGKNVLFVMILVTMMVPPQLGLIPQYYIITTLGWLNDFKALIIPGLINAFGIFWMRQYIKESVPFEMIEAAKIDGCSNFRIYWNIVVPMTLPAFATLGIIVFMHVWNDFLWPLVVLRDPSMHTLQVALRALNDSRQMDYGMIMSGTFWATVPLLIVFLLFNRLFIQSLSEGAVKS; the protein is encoded by the coding sequence ATGGCAGCTAAAAAAGAAGTTGGAGAAGGGAAATTTTCACTAAATAAGGTTCTGGTTTATCTGTTCTTGATCACTGGATCTTTAGTTTCCCTGTTTCCCTTTTATTATATGTTCGTTATGGCAACACGATTAAACCGAGAAATCAATTCTGTACCGCCGCCATTTACACCAGGTACACATTTAGTTGAAAACTTTCAAAAAGTAACGAGTAATATTGATTTCTTCGGTGCGATGTGGAATTCATTCTTTGTTTCCACGACGATTACCATTGGGACATTATTCTTATGTTCCCTAGCTGGGTATACCTTTGCTAAGTTAGAATTCAAAGGAAAAAACGTACTATTTGTCATGATTCTTGTTACGATGATGGTCCCGCCGCAGCTTGGGTTGATTCCACAATATTATATTATTACAACATTAGGCTGGTTAAATGACTTTAAAGCATTGATCATTCCTGGTTTAATAAATGCATTCGGTATTTTCTGGATGAGGCAGTATATTAAAGAAAGTGTACCGTTTGAAATGATTGAAGCAGCAAAAATTGATGGCTGCTCTAACTTCCGAATTTATTGGAATATTGTTGTACCGATGACGCTTCCGGCGTTTGCAACATTAGGAATTATCGTATTCATGCATGTATGGAACGACTTCTTATGGCCGCTCGTTGTTCTTCGCGACCCATCGATGCACACCTTGCAAGTAGCGCTTCGTGCATTAAATGATTCCAGACAGATGGATTATGGTATGATAATGTCTGGTACGTTCTGGGCAACAGTACCATTACTAATTGTCTTCCTATTATTTAACCGTTTGTTCATTCAAAGTTTATCAGAAGGAGCAGTAAAGAGCTGA
- a CDS encoding carbohydrate ABC transporter permease, which produces METSKKAKWLTEKRRTALSAYLFISPFFILFAIFGLFPMIFSFYLSFFRWDGLNPMTFNGFKNFEFIFNDPVFYSSIKNTFIIGIMGTLPQIIIAILIAFALNSTLIRFRNTFRTMIFLPYITSIVAVAIIFGVVFNNQPFGFANYILSFFDVGPIRWDAEYWPVKIAIATMVFWRWVGYNTIIFLAGMQSIPKELYEAAKMDGATLSQQIRLITLPMLKPITMFVVFTATIGSFQLFTEPLIFLGRNLREEGITMVAYLWRDAFVYNSFGTASAAAIVLFLIIITLTAINLWITNRIGRSKKIS; this is translated from the coding sequence TTGGAGACATCTAAAAAAGCCAAATGGCTGACAGAAAAACGACGTACCGCTTTATCAGCCTACTTATTTATTTCTCCTTTTTTCATTCTATTTGCTATCTTTGGGCTATTCCCAATGATATTCAGCTTCTATTTATCCTTCTTTAGGTGGGATGGATTAAATCCAATGACATTTAATGGATTTAAAAACTTTGAATTTATCTTTAATGATCCAGTGTTTTATTCTTCTATCAAAAACACGTTCATTATTGGGATCATGGGAACATTACCGCAGATTATCATTGCTATTTTAATAGCATTTGCCTTAAATTCTACTTTGATCCGTTTTCGTAACACATTCAGAACGATGATTTTCCTGCCGTATATTACATCAATTGTAGCAGTAGCAATCATCTTCGGTGTTGTATTCAATAATCAGCCGTTTGGATTTGCAAACTATATTTTAAGCTTCTTTGATGTAGGGCCTATTCGCTGGGATGCTGAATACTGGCCTGTAAAGATTGCCATTGCAACGATGGTATTTTGGAGATGGGTTGGTTATAACACGATTATTTTCTTAGCAGGGATGCAAAGTATTCCAAAAGAATTATATGAAGCAGCAAAAATGGACGGGGCTACATTGAGCCAGCAAATTCGTCTCATTACCCTTCCTATGCTTAAGCCGATTACGATGTTTGTTGTATTCACAGCAACGATCGGAAGCTTTCAATTATTCACAGAACCATTAATTTTCTTAGGACGTAATTTACGTGAAGAAGGGATTACAATGGTTGCATACTTATGGAGAGATGCGTTTGTTTACAACTCATTTGGAACCGCATCAGCTGCAGCAATCGTTTTATTCTTAATCATTATTACGTTAACTGCAATTAACCTATGGATTACAAACAGAATCGGCCGATCAAAAAAGATTAGTTAG